A genomic segment from Streptomyces sp. NBC_00237 encodes:
- a CDS encoding gamma-aminobutyraldehyde dehydrogenase, with the protein MGNRFQVQDRFAGGAQYIGGQLRPGTSGRTHTVVNPATGEGIYTYELAGRDEVDAAVAAAKAAFPGWSGATPGERSDAMHRFAAVLAEQAEDFAYAESLQCGKPIKLSREFDVPGTVDNVAFFAGAARHLEGKSAGEYDGDHTSYVRREAIGVVGSIAPWNYPLQMAAWKILPAIAAGNTIVLKPAEMTPLTSLMFAQAAKEAGLPDGVVNIVTGAGKDAGEHLVGHPDVAMTSFTGSTPVGKRVAEIATSTVKRLHLELGGKAPFVVFDDADLEAAVNGAVAGALINTGQDCTAATRAYVQRPLYDAFVTGVAELMESVRLGDPFAETTDLGPLISFAQRDRVAAIVDRARGYARVVTGGEAPQGDLKDGAYYRPTLIADAAQDSEVVQDEIFGPVLVVLPFDTDDEGIELANDTPYGLASSAWTRDVFRANRATREIKAGCVWVNDHIPILSEMPHGGYKASGFGKDMSAYSFEEYTQVKHVMFDNTAVARKDWHRTIFGDR; encoded by the coding sequence ATGGGCAACCGCTTCCAGGTGCAGGACCGCTTCGCAGGCGGCGCACAGTACATCGGCGGGCAGTTGCGTCCCGGTACCTCGGGTCGTACTCACACGGTCGTGAACCCCGCCACGGGCGAGGGGATCTACACGTACGAGTTGGCCGGAAGAGACGAGGTCGACGCCGCCGTGGCGGCGGCCAAGGCGGCCTTCCCCGGCTGGTCCGGCGCCACCCCGGGCGAGCGCTCCGACGCGATGCACAGGTTCGCCGCCGTACTCGCCGAGCAGGCCGAGGACTTCGCGTACGCCGAGTCGCTCCAGTGCGGCAAGCCCATCAAGCTGTCGCGGGAGTTCGACGTACCGGGCACGGTCGACAACGTCGCCTTCTTCGCCGGGGCAGCCCGCCACCTGGAGGGCAAGTCCGCCGGGGAGTACGACGGCGACCACACCTCGTACGTCCGCCGTGAGGCGATCGGCGTCGTCGGGTCCATCGCGCCCTGGAACTACCCGCTCCAGATGGCCGCCTGGAAGATCCTCCCGGCCATCGCCGCGGGCAACACCATCGTGCTGAAGCCCGCCGAGATGACCCCGCTCACCTCGCTCATGTTCGCGCAGGCGGCCAAGGAGGCCGGGCTTCCCGACGGAGTCGTCAACATCGTCACGGGCGCGGGCAAGGACGCGGGCGAGCACCTCGTCGGCCACCCGGACGTCGCCATGACGTCCTTCACCGGCTCCACCCCGGTCGGCAAGCGCGTCGCCGAGATCGCCACCTCGACGGTCAAGCGGCTGCACCTGGAGCTGGGCGGCAAGGCCCCGTTCGTCGTGTTCGACGACGCCGACCTCGAAGCGGCGGTCAACGGCGCGGTCGCCGGAGCCCTCATCAACACCGGCCAGGACTGCACCGCCGCCACCCGCGCCTACGTCCAGCGTCCGCTGTACGACGCGTTCGTGACGGGCGTCGCGGAGCTCATGGAGTCCGTGCGTCTCGGCGACCCCTTCGCGGAGACCACCGACCTCGGCCCGCTCATCAGCTTCGCCCAGCGCGACAGGGTCGCGGCCATCGTCGACAGGGCACGCGGTTACGCCCGCGTCGTCACCGGTGGCGAGGCCCCGCAGGGCGACCTCAAGGACGGCGCGTACTACCGGCCGACCCTGATCGCCGACGCCGCCCAGGACAGCGAGGTCGTCCAGGACGAGATCTTCGGCCCCGTCCTGGTGGTCCTGCCCTTCGACACCGACGACGAGGGCATCGAGCTCGCCAACGACACTCCGTACGGTCTGGCCTCCTCGGCCTGGACCCGCGACGTGTTCCGCGCGAACCGCGCCACCCGCGAGATCAAGGCGGGCTGTGTGTGGGTCAACGACCACATCCCGATCCTCAGCGAGATGCCGCACGGCGGGTACAAGGCCAGCGGCTTCGGCAAGGACATGTCGGCGTACTCCTTCGAGGAGTACACGCAGGTCAAGCACGTCATGTTCGACAACACCGCGGTGGCCCGCAAGGACTGGCACCGCACGATCTTCGGGGACCGATAA
- a CDS encoding NADAR family protein, whose translation MGKIEELAAQVSRGERVKFLHFWGHRPRPDGALGPSVFSQWWPSPFTVDGVAYATAEHWMMARKAVLFGDAEAERAVLAASSPAAAKKAGRLVRGFDDGAWVAARYDIVVSGNIHKFTQHPDLGAYLLGTGSRVLVEASPLDRIWGTGLAADDPRADVPSAWPGQNLLGFALMDTRAALAR comes from the coding sequence ATGGGGAAGATCGAAGAGCTGGCGGCGCAGGTCAGCAGGGGCGAGCGGGTGAAGTTCCTGCACTTCTGGGGTCACCGTCCGCGACCGGACGGGGCGCTCGGGCCGAGCGTTTTCAGCCAGTGGTGGCCGTCGCCGTTCACCGTCGACGGGGTCGCGTACGCCACCGCCGAGCACTGGATGATGGCCCGCAAGGCGGTGCTCTTCGGCGACGCGGAGGCGGAGCGGGCGGTGCTCGCGGCCTCCTCGCCCGCCGCCGCGAAGAAGGCGGGCCGACTGGTCCGCGGCTTCGACGATGGGGCCTGGGTAGCCGCGCGCTACGACATCGTCGTCTCCGGCAACATCCACAAGTTCACCCAGCACCCGGACCTGGGCGCGTACCTGCTCGGCACGGGCTCCCGCGTCCTGGTCGAGGCGAGCCCCCTCGACCGCATCTGGGGCACGGGGCTCGCCGCCGACGATCCCCGGGCGGACGTTCCCTCCGCCTGGCCCGGCCAGAACCTCCTGGGCTTCGCCCTGATGGACACCAGGGCTGCACTGGCTCGCTGA
- a CDS encoding DUF4190 domain-containing protein → MSDSTPQPNGPESTGPAGAPDPWAPPEDSVNRVPMVKPGAGAPGSVGAPSAHPVHDQPTMTSMPGAGTDGLPAAPAAPAAYGYPSGAPAGEYGYPPAYPTTPGAPGGAAPYPGYPGYPGYPGGTGWTGQGQPQNGFGVAGMVLGILSICLFCMYGVLSVILGVLGLIFGIMGRKKAARGEATNGGMALAGIITGSIGIAIGVMIIGFIVWAVVTHQG, encoded by the coding sequence ATGTCAGACAGCACGCCGCAGCCGAACGGACCGGAATCCACGGGACCTGCGGGGGCTCCGGACCCGTGGGCGCCGCCGGAGGACTCGGTGAACCGGGTGCCGATGGTCAAGCCGGGGGCGGGTGCGCCGGGTTCTGTGGGCGCTCCCTCCGCGCATCCCGTGCACGACCAGCCGACGATGACGTCGATGCCGGGGGCGGGGACGGACGGGCTGCCCGCCGCTCCCGCCGCTCCCGCGGCCTACGGGTATCCGTCGGGGGCTCCGGCAGGGGAGTACGGGTATCCGCCCGCGTACCCGACGACGCCGGGAGCACCGGGCGGGGCCGCGCCGTACCCCGGATATCCGGGCTACCCGGGGTACCCCGGGGGCACCGGGTGGACCGGGCAGGGGCAGCCGCAGAACGGGTTCGGCGTGGCGGGGATGGTGCTGGGCATCCTCTCCATCTGCCTCTTCTGCATGTACGGCGTGCTCAGCGTGATCCTGGGTGTGCTGGGCCTGATCTTCGGGATCATGGGGCGGAAGAAGGCGGCGCGGGGTGAGGCGACGAATGGCGGGATGGCTCTGGCGGGGATCATCACGGGGTCGATCGGGATCGCGATCGGTGTGATGATCATCGGCTTCATCGTGTGGGCGGTGGTGACGCACCAGGGGTGA
- a CDS encoding adenosine deaminase, giving the protein MSDLRPFVAGLPKAELHVHHVGSASPRIVAELAARHPDSTVPTDPEALKEFFTFTDFAHFIDVYLSVVDVIRTPDDVRLLTYEVARDMARQNIRYAELTVTPYSSTRRGIPEAAFMEAIEDARKAAESELGVVLRWCFDIPGEAGLESAEETVRLALEHRPEGLVSFGLGGPEIGVPRPQFKPYFDRAIEAGLHSVPHAGETTGPETVWDALGDLRAERIGHGTSAVQDPKLLAHLAERQIPLEVCPTSNIATRAVATLDEHPIKEMVAAGCLVTINSDDPPMFGTDLNNEYVVAARLLDLDERGVAELAKNAVRASFLDESGKAKLAAEIDAYTTAWLAR; this is encoded by the coding sequence ATGTCAGACCTGCGCCCCTTCGTCGCGGGCCTGCCCAAGGCAGAGCTCCACGTCCACCACGTCGGTTCCGCCTCTCCCCGGATCGTCGCCGAGCTGGCCGCCCGGCACCCGGACTCCACGGTGCCCACCGACCCGGAGGCGCTGAAGGAGTTCTTCACCTTCACCGACTTCGCGCACTTCATCGACGTGTACCTGTCCGTGGTCGACGTGATCCGCACCCCCGACGACGTCCGCCTCCTCACCTACGAGGTGGCCCGCGACATGGCCCGCCAGAACATCCGGTACGCCGAGCTGACCGTGACCCCGTACAGCTCGACCCGCCGGGGCATCCCGGAAGCGGCGTTCATGGAGGCCATCGAGGACGCCCGCAAGGCCGCCGAGTCCGAACTCGGGGTCGTCCTGCGCTGGTGCTTCGACATCCCCGGCGAGGCGGGCCTGGAGTCGGCCGAGGAGACGGTACGGCTCGCCCTGGAGCACCGCCCCGAGGGGCTGGTCTCCTTCGGGCTCGGCGGGCCGGAGATCGGTGTGCCGCGCCCCCAGTTCAAGCCGTACTTCGACAGGGCGATCGAGGCCGGTCTGCACTCCGTCCCGCACGCGGGCGAGACGACGGGCCCCGAGACCGTCTGGGACGCCCTGGGCGACCTGCGCGCCGAGCGGATCGGGCACGGCACGAGCGCCGTCCAGGACCCGAAGCTGCTCGCGCACCTCGCGGAGAGGCAGATTCCGCTGGAGGTCTGCCCGACCTCCAACATCGCCACCCGCGCCGTCGCCACCCTCGACGAGCACCCGATCAAGGAGATGGTCGCGGCGGGCTGCCTGGTCACGATCAACAGCGACGACCCGCCGATGTTCGGCACCGACCTGAACAACGAGTACGTGGTCGCCGCCCGCCTCCTGGACCTGGACGAGCGGGGCGTGGCCGAGCTGGCGAAGAACGCGGTCCGCGCCTCCTTCCTGGACGAGTCCGGCAAGGCGAAGCTGGCCGCCGAGATCGACGCGTACACGACCGCCTGGCTCGCCCGCTGA
- a CDS encoding glycerophosphodiester phosphodiesterase, which yields MSADRHTVLASALRDSVLAVGHRGDPYRFRENTLASIRSALDRGAGAVEVDVRLTRDGVPVLLHDEKLERLWGHDRWLVDLTKAEVDDLTGHGVPTLREAILAVGPHRLMLDLPGAHDEVVRKVVGTVHEAGASERTYYCGGPSAMLRVRAADPHAETALTWTTVAPPRPELLAALTPRWLNCRFGIVDRPLVDHFHRSGLLVSAWTPDTARSMHGLLVAGVDAITTNRLGLLSRTITKYRAAQHH from the coding sequence ATGAGCGCCGACCGTCACACCGTCCTCGCCTCGGCCCTCCGCGACTCCGTCCTCGCGGTGGGCCACCGAGGCGACCCGTACCGCTTCCGCGAGAACACGCTCGCCTCGATCCGTTCCGCGCTGGACCGGGGCGCGGGCGCGGTCGAGGTGGACGTACGGCTGACCCGCGACGGCGTGCCCGTCCTCCTGCACGACGAGAAGCTGGAGCGGCTCTGGGGCCACGACCGCTGGCTCGTCGATCTCACGAAAGCCGAGGTCGACGACCTGACGGGGCACGGCGTGCCGACTCTGCGCGAGGCGATCCTCGCGGTGGGCCCGCACCGTCTGATGCTCGACCTCCCCGGCGCGCACGACGAGGTCGTACGCAAGGTCGTGGGCACCGTCCACGAGGCGGGCGCGAGCGAGCGCACGTACTACTGCGGAGGCCCCTCGGCGATGCTCCGCGTCCGCGCCGCCGACCCGCACGCGGAGACTGCCCTGACCTGGACGACCGTCGCCCCGCCCCGCCCCGAACTGCTCGCCGCGCTCACCCCGCGCTGGCTGAACTGCCGCTTCGGCATCGTCGACCGCCCGCTCGTCGACCACTTCCATCGCAGCGGTCTCCTGGTGTCCGCCTGGACTCCTGACACGGCCCGCAGCATGCACGGTCTGCTCGTCGCGGGCGTCGACGCGATCACCACCAACCGCCTCGGCCTGCTCTCCCGCACCATCACCAAGTACCGCGCCGCCCAGCACCATTGA
- a CDS encoding SAM-dependent methyltransferase, with the protein MPEEIRTDIAHNARVWNYWLGGKDHYPVDAAVGDRVTSLYPSIGEVARADRKFLGRAVSYLAGDAGIRQFLDIGTGLPTADNTHEVAQRIAPDSRIVYVDHDPVVLAHARALLKGTPEGRTDYVDADARDPEKILEAAARTLDLDRPVAVMLLGILNFVPDTGQARSVVRTLLDALPPGSHLALTHPTLELGGEGNEAAMAFWNENATPPIRTRTGAEFASFLDGLDLLEPGVVSCARWRGEDPSVAQFGAVAVKRA; encoded by the coding sequence ATGCCCGAAGAGATACGTACCGACATCGCCCACAACGCCCGCGTCTGGAACTACTGGCTGGGCGGCAAGGACCACTACCCCGTGGACGCCGCCGTGGGCGACCGGGTCACCTCCCTCTACCCGAGCATCGGCGAAGTCGCCCGCGCCGACCGGAAGTTCCTCGGCCGCGCGGTGTCGTACCTGGCGGGCGACGCGGGCATCCGGCAGTTCCTCGACATCGGCACCGGTCTGCCCACCGCCGACAACACCCACGAGGTCGCCCAGCGCATCGCCCCGGACTCGCGGATCGTGTACGTCGACCACGACCCTGTCGTCCTGGCCCACGCCCGCGCCCTGCTGAAGGGCACCCCCGAGGGCCGCACCGACTACGTGGACGCGGACGCCCGCGACCCGGAGAAGATCCTCGAAGCCGCCGCGCGGACCCTGGACCTGGACCGCCCGGTCGCCGTCATGCTGCTGGGCATCCTCAACTTCGTACCGGACACCGGCCAGGCCCGGTCCGTCGTACGCACCCTCCTCGACGCCCTCCCGCCGGGCAGCCACCTCGCCCTGACCCACCCGACCCTGGAACTGGGCGGCGAGGGCAACGAGGCGGCGATGGCGTTCTGGAACGAGAACGCGACCCCGCCCATCCGGACCCGTACGGGCGCGGAGTTCGCCTCGTTCCTGGACGGCCTCGACCTCCTCGAACCGGGCGTCGTGTCGTGCGCGCGGTGGCGCGGCGAGGACCCTTCGGTGGCCCAGTTCGGCGCGGTGGCGGTCAAGCGCGCGTGA
- a CDS encoding sensor histidine kinase: MGTTLRAHPWAADIGVALLVQLVVSVPWLIPRPAGSSPATLLAYGLTALTVLPLVWRRRAPVTVLAAVLCAQVLYGVAADGPGQTLPYTSMVALYSLAACTPSPLRQVTGGLTLAVAAVSVVGRGRDDWLRELMLTLVVFAASYAFGRLTHTRQAYTRAVEERARAVEERSAELERANRIEAEQAAARERARIAREMHDILSHAVSIMVVQAEAGPVAVRVAPERAEAAFDAISETGREAMTQLRQMLGLLRDAPSDPDVSRGPQPTIGELPRLVERVGRSGLSVAYETTGRPHSLPPVLEATAYRIVQEALTNIVKHAHARHARVRLHYQEQELTLTITDDGRGRPGPAARTAGHGLIGIQERAAAHGGSVTAGPGPDGTGFSVRAVLLITPAEASGVAS, from the coding sequence ATCGGCACCACCCTGCGCGCGCACCCGTGGGCGGCCGACATCGGCGTGGCCCTGCTCGTCCAACTCGTGGTCAGCGTGCCGTGGTTGATTCCGCGCCCGGCGGGCTCTTCGCCCGCCACCCTCCTGGCGTACGGGCTGACGGCGCTGACCGTACTGCCGCTCGTCTGGCGGCGGCGGGCGCCGGTGACGGTCCTGGCGGCGGTGCTGTGCGCGCAGGTGCTGTACGGGGTCGCCGCCGACGGGCCCGGCCAGACCCTCCCGTACACGAGCATGGTGGCGCTGTACTCGCTCGCCGCTTGCACACCCTCCCCGCTGCGGCAGGTCACGGGCGGGCTGACGCTCGCGGTGGCCGCCGTGTCGGTGGTGGGGCGGGGGCGGGACGACTGGCTGCGCGAGCTGATGCTCACGCTCGTCGTCTTCGCCGCGTCGTACGCCTTCGGCCGCCTGACCCACACCCGGCAGGCGTACACGCGGGCGGTGGAGGAGCGGGCGCGGGCGGTCGAGGAGCGGTCGGCCGAGCTGGAGCGCGCGAACCGCATCGAGGCCGAGCAGGCGGCGGCCCGCGAACGGGCCCGCATCGCACGGGAGATGCACGACATCCTGTCGCACGCGGTCAGCATCATGGTCGTCCAGGCGGAGGCCGGACCGGTCGCGGTGCGCGTCGCGCCCGAGCGGGCGGAGGCGGCGTTCGACGCGATCTCGGAGACCGGGCGGGAGGCGATGACGCAGCTCCGGCAGATGCTGGGGCTGCTGCGGGACGCGCCGTCGGACCCGGATGTGTCCCGTGGTCCCCAGCCCACCATCGGCGAACTGCCGAGGCTCGTGGAGCGGGTGGGGCGCAGTGGCCTCTCCGTGGCGTACGAGACCACCGGTCGGCCGCACTCCCTGCCCCCCGTGCTCGAAGCGACGGCGTACCGCATCGTGCAGGAAGCACTGACCAACATCGTCAAGCACGCCCACGCCCGGCACGCGCGGGTGCGACTCCACTACCAGGAGCAGGAATTGACCCTCACCATCACCGACGACGGGCGTGGCCGCCCCGGTCCGGCCGCCCGCACGGCGGGCCACGGCCTCATCGGCATCCAGGAGCGCGCGGCGGCCCACGGCGGGTCGGTGACGGCGGGGCCAGGACCGGACGGCACCGGATTCAGCGTGCGCGCCGTCCTCCTCATCACCCCTGCCGAGGCTTCGGGGGTGGCGAGTTGA
- a CDS encoding response regulator transcription factor, which translates to MSIRVVVADDQELVRSGFAMILGAQPDIEVVAEAGDGAEAVDAVRRLRPEVALLDIRMPLMDGIEACRAITSGGPTRTVMLTTFDSDAYVYDALRAGASGFLLKDVRRDDLVHAVRVVAAGESLVAPSVARRLISEFTSRPATAPRTPSDRLDVLTARERETLLHLARGLSNAEIAAALTVSDHTVKTHVGNVLAKLGLRDRIQAVICAYETGLVAPTGEG; encoded by the coding sequence TTGAGCATTCGCGTGGTGGTGGCGGACGACCAGGAGCTGGTCCGCAGCGGGTTCGCGATGATCCTGGGCGCGCAGCCGGACATCGAGGTGGTCGCGGAGGCGGGCGACGGCGCGGAGGCCGTCGACGCGGTACGGCGGCTGCGGCCGGAGGTCGCGCTGCTCGACATCCGGATGCCGCTGATGGACGGCATCGAGGCATGCCGCGCCATCACCTCCGGCGGCCCCACCCGCACCGTGATGCTGACGACCTTCGACTCCGACGCGTACGTCTACGACGCGCTGCGCGCGGGGGCCAGCGGCTTCCTGCTCAAGGACGTGCGCAGGGACGACCTCGTGCACGCGGTGCGGGTGGTGGCGGCCGGGGAGTCCCTGGTCGCGCCGTCGGTGGCCCGCCGTCTGATCTCGGAGTTCACCTCGCGCCCCGCGACGGCCCCCCGCACCCCGTCCGACAGGCTCGACGTGCTGACCGCCCGCGAGCGCGAAACCCTCCTCCATCTGGCGCGCGGTCTGTCGAACGCGGAGATCGCGGCGGCCCTGACCGTCAGCGACCACACGGTGAAGACCCATGTGGGCAACGTGCTGGCCAAGTTGGGGCTGCGGGACCGGATCCAGGCGGTGATCTGCGCGTACGAGACGGGGCTCGTCGCCCCGACGGGGGAGGGATAG
- a CDS encoding serine hydrolase: MSARTRTALAAALVLGIAAGPVAAAGPAFAGTPVTAQATAAAQEETGPNTTALQAALAGLPNASTTAALVRVGGKGRAWQGSSGVHDLRSNRPANPNGRFRIGSVTKVFTAATVLRLAEEGRVSLDRPVRAYLPDLIPAAYGEVTVRQLLNHTHGIPSPDSTPGGIEELYAHRFDLRDPRAMVADSTSKAKEKDRKTPGTVQEYSNTGYTIAGLLIERVAGTSYEEAVARRVLRPLGLRDTYSPGRSPRIRGPYNHGYQVFPRPDGSTELRDVSAWTVTDTWAAGDLVSTTADLERFMKALFGGEVVRGPLLEEMFTVPDIEGATMSAGLQKREAGNGLIVWLKTGGRWGYNAIIAAPRDLSRTLVYSVNSTDAKGEGMNPTAERVVRAAFSR; the protein is encoded by the coding sequence CTGAGCGCCCGCACCCGCACCGCCCTCGCCGCCGCCCTGGTACTCGGCATCGCCGCGGGGCCCGTCGCCGCCGCGGGACCCGCCTTCGCCGGGACTCCGGTCACCGCCCAGGCCACCGCCGCCGCCCAGGAGGAGACCGGTCCCAACACCACCGCCCTCCAGGCGGCCCTCGCCGGCCTCCCGAACGCCAGCACCACCGCCGCACTCGTCCGCGTCGGCGGCAAGGGCCGCGCCTGGCAGGGCAGTTCCGGTGTGCACGACCTCCGCTCGAACCGCCCCGCCAACCCGAACGGCCGCTTCCGGATCGGTTCCGTCACCAAGGTCTTCACCGCCGCCACCGTGCTGCGCCTCGCCGAAGAGGGCCGCGTCAGCCTCGACCGGCCGGTCCGCGCCTACCTCCCGGACCTGATCCCGGCCGCGTACGGCGAGGTCACCGTCCGCCAGCTGCTCAACCACACCCACGGCATCCCCTCCCCGGACTCCACCCCGGGCGGCATCGAAGAGCTGTACGCACACCGCTTCGACCTCCGCGACCCGCGCGCCATGGTCGCCGACTCGACCTCGAAGGCCAAGGAGAAGGACCGGAAGACCCCGGGCACCGTCCAGGAGTACTCGAACACCGGCTACACCATCGCGGGCCTCCTGATCGAGCGCGTGGCCGGTACGTCGTACGAAGAGGCCGTCGCCCGCCGCGTCCTGCGTCCGCTGGGCCTGCGGGACACGTACTCCCCCGGCCGGAGCCCGCGCATCCGGGGCCCGTACAACCACGGCTACCAGGTCTTCCCCCGGCCCGACGGCAGCACCGAGCTCCGTGACGTGAGCGCGTGGACCGTCACCGACACCTGGGCGGCGGGCGACCTCGTCTCGACCACCGCCGACCTGGAACGCTTCATGAAGGCGCTGTTCGGCGGGGAGGTCGTGCGCGGCCCGCTCCTTGAGGAGATGTTCACCGTGCCCGACATCGAGGGCGCGACGATGAGTGCCGGTCTCCAGAAGCGTGAGGCGGGCAACGGCCTGATCGTCTGGCTGAAGACCGGCGGGCGCTGGGGCTACAACGCCATCATCGCGGCCCCGCGCGACCTCTCCCGCACCCTGGTCTACTCGGTCAACTCCACCGACGCCAAGGGCGAGGGCATGAACCCGACCGCCGAACGCGTGGTCCGTGCCGCCTTCAGCCGCTGA
- a CDS encoding spermidine/putrescine ABC transporter substrate-binding protein, with product MGDLGRVSRRLSRRTVLRGFGYGIGTAGALAALTGCGVPAAYVKPGDRAGTDTSDRDKNLQFANWPLYIDTDEEDKSKRPTLDEFTRRTGISVRYTEEINDNDEFFGKVSPALMNHQATGRDLIVISDWMAARFVRLGWVQEMDRTKQPNVAKYLDPQLLNPAFDTGRRHAVPWQSGITGIAYNRKKLGREIKHTSDLWRPELKGKVTLFSGLDESFSLLMQGLGADVTKWVADDFHRMCEQVEKLVKTQHIRRFTGNDYVKDLASGDVLACQAYSGDVIQLQADNPDIEFVVPEEGAELWAESLMIPNLAQHKRNAERLIDYYYDPEVAAELATWVNYVCPVPAARDIIASSKDEETAALAEDPLIFPDGAVRKRLAIARDITAEERLEFAKRWNGIVGL from the coding sequence ATGGGTGATCTTGGTCGCGTTTCGCGTCGTCTCTCGCGCCGTACGGTGCTCCGCGGTTTCGGATACGGAATCGGTACGGCGGGCGCGCTCGCCGCGCTCACCGGGTGCGGTGTCCCCGCCGCCTACGTGAAGCCGGGCGACCGGGCGGGCACGGACACCTCGGACCGGGACAAGAACCTCCAGTTCGCGAACTGGCCCCTCTACATCGACACCGATGAGGAGGACAAGTCGAAGCGGCCGACGCTCGACGAGTTCACCAGGCGGACCGGGATCTCGGTGCGGTACACCGAGGAGATCAACGACAACGACGAGTTCTTCGGCAAGGTCAGCCCGGCGCTGATGAACCACCAGGCGACCGGCCGCGACCTCATCGTCATCAGCGACTGGATGGCCGCCCGTTTCGTACGGCTCGGCTGGGTCCAGGAGATGGACCGAACCAAGCAGCCGAACGTGGCGAAGTATCTGGACCCGCAACTGCTCAACCCGGCCTTCGACACGGGCCGCCGGCACGCCGTGCCGTGGCAGTCGGGCATCACCGGCATCGCGTACAACCGAAAGAAGCTCGGGCGCGAGATCAAGCACACCTCCGACCTGTGGCGGCCCGAGCTCAAGGGCAAGGTCACGCTCTTCTCCGGCCTCGACGAGAGCTTCTCGCTGTTGATGCAGGGGCTCGGGGCCGACGTCACGAAGTGGGTCGCGGACGACTTTCACCGGATGTGCGAGCAGGTCGAGAAGCTGGTCAAGACCCAGCACATCCGCCGCTTCACCGGCAACGACTACGTCAAGGACCTGGCGAGCGGCGACGTGCTGGCCTGCCAGGCGTACTCGGGCGACGTCATCCAACTCCAGGCGGACAACCCGGACATCGAGTTCGTGGTGCCGGAGGAGGGCGCGGAGCTGTGGGCCGAGTCCCTGATGATCCCGAACCTCGCGCAGCACAAGCGCAACGCCGAGCGGCTGATCGACTACTACTACGACCCGGAGGTGGCGGCCGAGCTGGCCACCTGGGTGAACTACGTGTGTCCTGTGCCCGCCGCGCGGGACATCATCGCCTCGTCGAAGGACGAGGAGACGGCGGCACTGGCCGAGGACCCGCTGATCTTCCCCGACGGCGCGGTGCGCAAGCGGCTCGCCATCGCGCGGGACATCACCGCCGAGGAGCGGCTGGAGTTCGCGAAGCGGTGGAACGGGATCGTGGGGCTGTAG